From a region of the Eulemur rufifrons isolate Redbay chromosome 7, OSU_ERuf_1, whole genome shotgun sequence genome:
- the P2RY1 gene encoding P2Y purinoceptor 1, with amino-acid sequence MTEVLWPAVPNGTDAAFLVGPGSSWGNSTVASTAAVAGSFKCALTKTGFQFYYLPAVYILVFIIGFLGNSVAIWMFVFHMKPWSGISVYMFNLALADFLYVLTLPALIFYYFNKTDWIFGDAMCKLQRFIFHVNLYGSILFLTCISAHRYSGVVYPLKSLGRLKKKNAVYISVLVWLIVVAAISPILFYSGTGVRKNKTITCYDTTSDEYLRSYFIYSMCTTVAMFCVPLVLILGCYGLIVRALIYKDLDNSPLRRKSIYLVIIVLTVFGVSYIPFHVMKTMNLRARLDFQTPAMCAFNDRVYATYQVTRGLASLNSCVDPILYFLAGDTFRRRLSRATRKASRRSEANLQSKSEDMTLNILSEFKQNGDTSL; translated from the coding sequence ATGACCGAGGTGCTGTGGCCGGCTGTCCCCAACGGGACGGACGCTGCCTTCTTGGTCGGCCCGGGCTCTTCCTGGGGGAACAGCACTGTCGCCTCCACTGCAGCGGTCGCTGGCTCCTTCAAATGCGCCCTGACCAAGACGGGCTTCCAGTTCTACTACCTGCCGGCTGTCTACATCTTGGTGTTTATCATCGGCTTCCTGGGCAACAGCGTGGCCATCTGGATGTTCGTCTTCCATATGAAGCCCTGGAGCGGCATCTCGGTGTACATGTTCAACTTGGCTCTGGCCGACTTCTTGTACGTGCTGACTCTGCCAGCCCTCATCTTCTACTACTTCAATAAGACGGACTGGATCTTCGGGGACGCCATGTGCAAACTGCAGAGGTTCATCTTCCATGTGAACCTCTATGGCAGCATCTTGTTCCTGACATGCATCAGTGCGCACCGGTACAGCGGTGTGGTGTACCCGCTCAAGTCCTTGGGCAGGCTCAAGAAGAAGAACGCGGTCTACATCAGCGTGCTGGTGTGGCTCATCGTGGTGGCGGCGATCTCCCCTATCCTCTTCTACTCGGGCACCGGGGTccggaaaaataaaaccatcaccTGCTATGACACCACCTCAGACGAGTACCTGCGAAGCTATTTCATCTACAGCATGTGCACCACCGTGGCCATGTTCTGTGTCCCCTTGGTGCTGATTCTGGGCTGTTATGGATTAATTGTGAGAGCTTTGATTTACAAAGACCTGGACAACTCTCCTCTGAGGAGAAAATCGATTTACCTGGTTATTATTGTACTGACTGTTTTTGGTGTGTCTTACATCCCTTTCCATGTGATGAAAACGATGAACTTGAGGGCCCGGCTGGATTTTCAAACCCCAGCAATGTGTGCTTTCAATGACAGGGTTTATGCCACTTACCAGGTAACAAGAGGTCTAGCAAGTCTCAACAGTTGTGTGGACCCCATTCTCTATTTCTTGGCAGGAGATACTTTCAGAAGGAGACTCTCACGGGCGACCAGGAAAGCTTCCAGAAGAAGTGAGGCAAATTTGCAATCCAAGAGTGAAGACATGAccctaaatattttatctgaGTTCAAGCAGAATGGAGATACAAGCTTGTGA